A section of the Engraulis encrasicolus isolate BLACKSEA-1 chromosome 8, IST_EnEncr_1.0, whole genome shotgun sequence genome encodes:
- the LOC134454329 gene encoding ras-related protein Rap-2b → MREYKVVVLGSGGVGKSALTVQFVTGSFIEKYDPTIEDFYRKEIEVDSSPSVLEILDTAGTEQFASMRDLYIKNGQGFILVYSLVNQQSFQDIKPMRDQIIRVKRYERVPMILVGNKVDLEGEREVSSGEGKALAAEWNCPFMETSAKNKGSVDELFAEIVRQMNYASTPNGDDQCCSSCVIL, encoded by the coding sequence ATGAGAGAATACAAAGTAGTCGTGCTGGGCTCTGGTGGTGTGGGGAAATCAGCATTGACTGTTCAGTTTGTCACAGGGTCTTTTATCGAGAAATACGACCCAACAATAGAGGATTTCTACAGGAAAGAAATCGAAGTGGACTCGTCGCCCTCGGTGTTGGAAATCCTGGACACGGCGGGGACGGAACAGTTCGCCTCGATGCGAGATCTGTACATCAAAAATGGACAGGGGTTCATTTTAGTGTACAGTTTGGTGAACCAACAGAGCTTCCAGGATATCAAACCGATGAGGGATCAGATTATTCGCGTGAAAAGGTACGAGAGGGTGCCCATGATCTTGGTAGGAAACAAGGTGGATTTGGAAGGCGAGCGAGAAGTCTCTTCCGGGGAAGGGAAAGCCCTGGCGGCCGAGTGGAACTGTCCGTTTATGGAAACTTCAGCCAAAAATAAAGGCTCGGTCGACGAACTGTTCGCAGAGATTGTCAGACAAATGAACTATGCTTCAACTCCAAATGGGGACGACCAGTGCTGCTCATCGTGCGTTATTCTTTAG